From the Nonlabens marinus S1-08 genome, one window contains:
- a CDS encoding 3-hydroxyacyl-CoA dehydrogenase/enoyl-CoA hydratase family protein: MGKRRIKHVTVIGSGIMGSGIACHFANIGCEVLLLDIVPRELTDKEKSQGLTLEDKEVRNRMVNENLASAIKSKPAPLYHKDFANRISTGNLDDDLKKIKHTDWIIEVVVERLDIKKSVFEKIEEHRTKGTLITSNTSGIPIQFMNEGRSEDFRKHFAVTHFFNPPRYLKLFEVVPGPDCDPEVTDFLMNYGENFLGKTSVLAKDTPAFIGNRVGIFSIQSLFHTVKEMGLTVSEVDKLTGPVIGRPKSATFRTVDVVGLDTLVHVANGVYENAPEDEHRDMFKLPTFIDTMMQNKWLGSKSGQGFYKKVKDKDGKSEIQGLNLDTMEYELQDRAKFATLEQTKTIDNVPDRFPVLIKGKDKAGEFYRKSFGSLFAYVQHRIPGISDELYRIDDAMSAGFGWENGPFEIWDAIGVQKGIDLMKEQGKEPASWVNEMLEKGFESFYKVKDGATYYYSIPDKDYVKKPGQDSIIILDNIRKSQEIWSNSGVSIQDLGDGIINCEFRSKMNSIGGDVLAGINKAIDLAEKDYDGLVVANSGTNFSVGANIGMIFMMAVEQEYDELNMAVKQFQDTMMRMRYSSIPTVAAPHQMALGGGCELSLHADTIVAHAETYIGLVEFGVGLIPGGGGSKEMTVRAAEGFGEGDVELNRLREYFLTIGQAKVSTSAYEAYDLGILKKGKDSIVVNASQQIAFAKAEARRLANMGYTQPPPNKNIKVLGKQALGMFLVGTDAMQAGKYISDHDQKIANKLAYVMAGGDLSQAQEVSEQYLLDLEREAFLSLAGERKTLERLQHMLQKGKPLRN, encoded by the coding sequence ATGGGAAAACGCAGAATTAAACATGTAACCGTTATAGGTTCAGGAATTATGGGAAGCGGTATCGCTTGTCATTTTGCTAACATAGGTTGCGAGGTATTATTGCTGGACATCGTTCCTAGAGAACTGACAGATAAGGAAAAGTCACAAGGGCTTACCCTAGAAGACAAGGAGGTACGCAACCGCATGGTTAACGAGAATCTAGCCAGTGCAATTAAAAGCAAACCAGCACCTTTATATCACAAGGATTTTGCTAACCGCATCTCAACTGGTAATCTAGACGATGATCTTAAGAAGATCAAGCATACAGACTGGATTATAGAAGTAGTCGTGGAGCGTCTAGACATTAAAAAGTCTGTGTTTGAGAAAATTGAGGAACATAGAACTAAAGGAACATTAATTACCTCCAACACTTCTGGAATTCCTATTCAGTTTATGAATGAAGGACGTAGTGAGGATTTCCGTAAGCATTTTGCGGTCACACACTTCTTCAACCCACCACGATACTTGAAATTATTTGAAGTAGTACCAGGACCAGATTGCGATCCTGAAGTGACTGACTTCTTGATGAATTATGGAGAAAACTTCTTAGGTAAGACATCTGTCCTTGCTAAGGATACTCCAGCATTCATAGGTAACCGTGTAGGGATTTTCTCTATTCAGAGTTTGTTCCATACCGTAAAAGAAATGGGGTTGACCGTTTCTGAGGTTGATAAATTAACTGGTCCAGTGATCGGTAGACCTAAATCCGCTACATTTAGAACGGTTGATGTTGTAGGATTGGACACACTGGTGCACGTTGCCAACGGTGTTTATGAAAACGCTCCAGAAGATGAGCATAGAGATATGTTCAAACTTCCAACCTTCATCGACACGATGATGCAAAACAAATGGCTGGGAAGTAAATCTGGCCAAGGTTTCTACAAAAAAGTAAAAGACAAGGACGGCAAGAGCGAGATTCAGGGCTTGAATCTGGATACTATGGAATATGAGTTACAGGACAGAGCTAAGTTTGCTACCCTGGAACAAACTAAAACTATTGACAATGTTCCAGATCGTTTCCCTGTATTGATCAAAGGAAAAGATAAAGCTGGCGAATTCTACCGCAAGAGCTTTGGTTCTTTATTTGCCTACGTGCAGCATAGAATTCCGGGAATCTCAGACGAATTATATCGCATAGACGACGCAATGAGCGCCGGATTCGGTTGGGAAAACGGTCCTTTTGAAATTTGGGATGCTATAGGCGTACAAAAAGGTATTGACCTCATGAAGGAACAAGGCAAAGAGCCAGCTTCCTGGGTGAATGAAATGCTCGAGAAAGGTTTTGAATCTTTCTATAAGGTAAAAGACGGAGCAACCTACTACTACTCTATTCCAGATAAAGATTATGTGAAAAAACCTGGTCAGGATAGCATCATTATTCTAGACAACATCAGAAAATCACAAGAAATCTGGAGCAATTCAGGAGTTTCTATTCAAGATCTAGGCGACGGGATCATCAACTGTGAATTCCGTTCTAAAATGAATTCTATTGGTGGCGATGTTCTCGCTGGAATCAATAAAGCCATTGACCTAGCCGAAAAAGATTACGATGGATTAGTAGTTGCCAACTCTGGAACCAACTTCTCTGTGGGTGCCAACATCGGGATGATCTTTATGATGGCGGTGGAGCAAGAATATGATGAGCTCAACATGGCCGTGAAGCAGTTCCAAGATACCATGATGCGCATGCGTTACAGTAGTATTCCTACTGTCGCTGCACCACATCAAATGGCGCTAGGCGGTGGATGTGAATTATCACTTCATGCAGATACCATCGTTGCCCATGCAGAAACCTACATAGGTCTGGTAGAATTTGGCGTTGGATTAATTCCTGGCGGCGGTGGTTCTAAAGAAATGACCGTGCGCGCTGCAGAAGGTTTTGGAGAAGGCGATGTAGAATTGAACCGATTGAGAGAATATTTCTTGACCATTGGTCAGGCAAAGGTTTCGACCAGTGCTTATGAAGCTTACGACCTGGGTATTTTGAAAAAAGGAAAAGATAGTATTGTAGTTAATGCTTCTCAACAAATCGCTTTCGCGAAAGCGGAAGCCCGACGACTCGCTAACATGGGTTACACACAGCCGCCACCAAACAAGAACATAAAAGTTCTAGGCAAGCAGGCACTGGGAATGTTCCTTGTAGGAACAGACGCCATGCAAGCTGGAAAATACATCAGTGACCATGATCAGAAAATTGCTAACAAATTGGCTTACGTAATGGCCGGCGGAGATTTGAGTCAAGCACAAGAAGTTAGCGAACAGTATTTATTGGATCTAGAAAGAGAAGCTTTCTTAAGCCTAGCTGGAGAACGCAAGACATTGGAGAGACTGCAGCACATGTTGCAGAAAGGGAAACCACTTAGAAACTAA
- a CDS encoding four helix bundle protein produces MHKFEKLKIWQKAMDLTVDVYKATEKFPVDERFGLTSQMRRCSVSIPSNIAEGSGRNSNPQFNQFLGIANGSTSELIIQTFLSERLGLLGTETMRTLVEQCVEISNMNYGLQKSLK; encoded by the coding sequence ATGCATAAATTCGAAAAATTGAAAATTTGGCAGAAAGCAATGGATTTGACAGTTGATGTTTACAAAGCCACAGAGAAATTTCCAGTTGATGAAAGATTTGGCTTGACTTCTCAAATGAGAAGATGTTCTGTTTCAATCCCTTCAAATATAGCCGAAGGTTCGGGAAGAAATAGCAATCCACAATTCAATCAATTTTTAGGAATTGCAAATGGAAGCACTTCTGAGCTAATTATTCAAACTTTTTTATCAGAGCGTCTTGGTTTACTCGGCACGGAAACGATGAGAACACTTGTAGAACAATGCGTCGAAATATCAAACATGAATTACGGACTTCAAAAGAGCCTGAAATAA
- a CDS encoding acetyl-CoA C-acyltransferase, whose protein sequence is MNKTAYIVAAKRTAVGKSGRGVFRFKRPDELAAETIQGMLKDLPDFDKGRIDDMIIGNAMPEAEQGLNMARQISLLALDRVDVPGTTINRWCASGLDAIGAAVARIQSGMAECIVAGGVESMSYVPMGGYKPTPDYKLAKQGHEDYYWGMGLTAEEVANEYNVSREEQDQFAYESQMKALKAQEENRFQDQIVPIDVEEVYLDENGKKQTRTYTVTKDEGPRKGTNVEALSKLRPVFAAGGSVTAGNSSQTSDGAAFTLVMSEDMVNELGIKPIAKMVSFAVAAVEPRVMGIAPIIAIPKALKQAGLKKEDMALIELNEAFASQSVAVVRELDLNKDIVNVNGGAIALGHPLGCTGAKLSVQIFDEMRKRGHQGKHCMVTMCVGTGQGAAGIFEFLN, encoded by the coding sequence ATGAACAAAACAGCATATATAGTAGCCGCAAAAAGAACCGCGGTAGGAAAATCAGGAAGAGGCGTTTTTAGGTTTAAAAGACCGGACGAACTTGCTGCCGAAACCATTCAAGGAATGTTGAAAGACCTTCCAGACTTTGACAAAGGTCGCATTGATGATATGATTATCGGTAATGCAATGCCTGAAGCAGAACAAGGTTTGAACATGGCTAGACAAATATCACTATTGGCCCTTGATAGAGTCGATGTTCCAGGAACAACCATCAACAGATGGTGTGCTTCTGGACTCGATGCCATCGGTGCAGCAGTAGCACGTATTCAGTCAGGAATGGCAGAATGTATCGTTGCTGGTGGAGTTGAAAGTATGAGTTACGTACCAATGGGCGGCTACAAACCAACTCCAGATTATAAGTTGGCCAAACAAGGTCACGAAGATTATTACTGGGGAATGGGATTGACCGCCGAGGAGGTGGCCAACGAATACAACGTTTCTCGCGAAGAGCAAGATCAATTTGCTTACGAATCTCAAATGAAGGCTTTGAAAGCACAGGAAGAAAATCGTTTTCAAGATCAAATAGTACCTATTGACGTAGAAGAAGTCTACCTAGATGAAAACGGTAAGAAACAAACCAGAACTTATACAGTAACTAAAGATGAAGGCCCACGTAAGGGAACTAACGTAGAAGCTTTATCTAAACTACGCCCAGTATTTGCTGCTGGTGGTAGCGTTACCGCTGGTAACTCCTCACAAACCAGTGATGGTGCAGCATTTACCCTTGTAATGAGTGAAGACATGGTCAACGAATTAGGAATCAAACCTATCGCCAAAATGGTAAGCTTTGCCGTTGCAGCCGTAGAGCCTCGCGTTATGGGAATAGCTCCTATTATCGCTATTCCAAAAGCATTGAAACAAGCTGGTCTTAAAAAAGAAGACATGGCCTTGATCGAATTGAATGAGGCATTTGCCAGTCAATCCGTTGCTGTGGTAAGAGAATTAGATCTCAACAAGGATATCGTTAATGTAAATGGAGGCGCGATTGCATTGGGTCACCCATTAGGATGTACCGGTGCAAAATTATCGGTACAGATTTTTGATGAAATGCGTAAGCGTGGCCATCAAGGTAAGCACTGTATGGTAACCATGTGTGTGGGAACTGGACAAGGAGCTGCTGGGATATTTGAGTTTCTGAATTAG